The following are from one region of the Sandaracinus amylolyticus genome:
- a CDS encoding ImmA/IrrE family metallo-endopeptidase, whose amino-acid sequence MRAFAARRMREWVAALIVLVAISASAQQRAEVRLLNGANTPLDPTRDVLMPSLHIPNDTTLPRVWSFDGTSDARDVRIELVGLDADEATIESVDALGITRHAQEHVALHREGDVRRSAFLRLVTTDLDAEAPDVTDRVLQVALGDLVRVTAAGATYEIRVASPRRARLRMRIVRNEAGGRPAIGGDEARAAALAREQVTIANEIWAQCGIGFGDPLELDVAVVDPPTVSMLSVADVDGLPARGGGVIRMRVDGRAIPAITTRPNARPVETALAIATALRRARFVARVFENERTENGADRSADVVVRHRDGSLVTITRDGDAPLSTDARQRVSLAEVDLGDGVREFDNMAALTGTLEERALIRAITDEDERTIDVLVVSEFTGRTRDGEAFVSGEAAGAPGSIANVVLVSREGIARARTAFTLAHELGHVLLDHPLHPDHLGPDQPWRLMDSDAADSTILGPRRLTETECARARRFAHLE is encoded by the coding sequence ATGCGGGCGTTCGCCGCGCGTCGCATGCGTGAGTGGGTCGCCGCGCTGATCGTGCTCGTCGCGATCAGCGCGAGCGCGCAGCAGCGCGCGGAGGTGCGGCTCCTGAACGGCGCGAACACTCCGCTCGATCCGACGCGCGACGTGCTGATGCCCTCGCTCCACATCCCGAACGACACGACGCTGCCGCGCGTCTGGTCGTTCGACGGAACCAGCGATGCGCGTGACGTGCGCATCGAGCTCGTCGGGCTCGACGCGGACGAGGCGACGATCGAGAGCGTCGACGCGCTGGGCATCACGCGCCACGCGCAGGAGCACGTCGCGCTGCATCGCGAAGGCGACGTTCGTCGCTCCGCGTTCCTGCGGCTCGTGACCACCGATCTCGACGCCGAAGCGCCCGACGTGACCGATCGCGTGCTGCAGGTCGCGCTCGGCGACCTCGTGCGCGTCACCGCAGCGGGCGCGACCTACGAGATCCGCGTCGCGTCGCCGCGTCGTGCGCGCCTCCGGATGCGCATCGTGCGCAACGAGGCCGGAGGGCGCCCCGCGATCGGCGGCGACGAAGCGCGCGCCGCGGCGCTGGCGCGCGAGCAGGTGACGATCGCGAACGAGATCTGGGCGCAGTGCGGGATCGGCTTCGGCGATCCGCTCGAGCTCGACGTCGCGGTCGTGGATCCGCCGACCGTGTCGATGCTGAGCGTCGCCGACGTCGATGGCCTTCCGGCGCGCGGCGGCGGTGTGATCCGGATGCGCGTCGACGGTCGCGCAATCCCGGCGATCACCACGCGCCCGAACGCGCGACCGGTCGAGACCGCGCTCGCGATCGCGACCGCGCTACGCCGCGCGCGCTTCGTCGCGCGCGTGTTCGAGAACGAGCGGACGGAGAATGGCGCCGATCGATCGGCGGACGTCGTGGTGCGCCATCGCGACGGATCGCTCGTCACGATCACACGCGACGGCGACGCGCCGCTCTCCACCGACGCCCGGCAGCGCGTGTCGCTCGCGGAGGTCGATCTCGGCGACGGAGTGCGCGAGTTCGACAACATGGCCGCGCTCACCGGCACGCTGGAAGAGCGCGCGCTGATCCGCGCGATCACCGACGAGGACGAGCGCACCATCGACGTGCTCGTCGTCAGCGAGTTCACCGGCCGAACGCGCGATGGCGAGGCGTTCGTCTCGGGCGAAGCGGCAGGCGCCCCGGGCTCGATCGCGAACGTCGTCCTCGTCTCGCGCGAAGGGATCGCCCGAGCGCGCACCGCGTTCACCCTCGCGCACGAGCTCGGCCACGTGCTCCTCGACCACCCGCTGCACCCCGATCACCTCGGCCCCGATCAGCCGTGGCGCCTGATGGACTCCGACGCCGCCGACTCGACGATCCTCGGCCCGCGAAGGCTCACCGAGACCGAGTGCGCGCGAGCCCGCCGCTTCGCTCACCTCGAGTGA
- the radA gene encoding DNA repair protein RadA, whose protein sequence is MTKASSKDKTVFTCTACGAASPRWMGRCATCGEWNTLVEERAPAKSARSSAANVAGDHLARPTPIGEVPPDGARRISTGSEELDRVLGGGAVLGGVVLLGGDPGIGKSTLLMQALAGMARGGAKALYVTGEESAAQVAMRASRLALPGMDRVMVQATTELADIERAIGELEPATIVVDSIQTVRSGALESAAGSVGQLREVAARLVEIAKRRGLALFLIGHVTKEGMLAGPKVLEHLVDTVLTFEGDPSLAYRVVRATKNRFGPAHEMAVFEMVREGLREVPDPSALFLAERPSRAPGSVVLPSAEGTRPVLIEVQALVAPARMGPPRRVSTGIEGSRLSILLAVLDRKADVHVLDQDVFASIAGGARVDERAADLALAIAVVSSLRDRAISEGLAVFGEVGLAGELRAVPRASSRLQEARKMGFSKVILPRGNLTQTTPEERAGLELVGAPTLTDALIAAFE, encoded by the coding sequence ATGACCAAGGCATCGAGCAAGGACAAGACCGTCTTCACGTGCACCGCGTGTGGTGCCGCCAGCCCACGTTGGATGGGCCGCTGCGCGACCTGCGGTGAGTGGAACACGCTGGTCGAGGAGCGCGCGCCCGCGAAGAGCGCGCGCAGCAGCGCCGCGAACGTCGCGGGGGATCACCTCGCGAGGCCCACGCCGATCGGCGAGGTCCCACCCGACGGAGCACGCAGGATCTCGACGGGCTCGGAGGAGCTCGATCGTGTGCTCGGCGGCGGCGCGGTGCTCGGCGGGGTCGTGCTGCTCGGCGGTGATCCCGGCATCGGCAAGTCGACGCTCTTGATGCAGGCGCTCGCGGGCATGGCGCGCGGCGGTGCGAAGGCGCTCTACGTGACCGGTGAAGAGAGCGCGGCGCAGGTCGCGATGCGCGCGTCGCGGCTGGCGCTCCCGGGGATGGATCGCGTCATGGTGCAGGCGACCACGGAGCTCGCGGACATCGAGCGCGCGATCGGAGAGCTCGAGCCCGCGACGATCGTGGTCGACTCGATCCAGACGGTGCGATCGGGCGCGCTCGAGAGCGCGGCGGGCAGCGTCGGTCAGCTGCGCGAGGTGGCGGCGCGGCTGGTGGAGATCGCGAAGCGACGAGGCCTCGCGCTCTTCCTGATCGGCCACGTGACGAAGGAAGGGATGCTCGCGGGGCCGAAGGTGCTCGAGCACCTCGTCGACACGGTGCTGACGTTCGAGGGGGATCCCAGCCTCGCGTATCGCGTGGTTCGCGCGACCAAGAACCGCTTCGGCCCGGCGCACGAGATGGCGGTGTTCGAGATGGTGCGCGAGGGCTTGCGCGAGGTGCCCGATCCGAGCGCGCTCTTCCTCGCGGAGCGTCCTTCGCGCGCGCCGGGCTCGGTGGTGCTGCCGAGCGCGGAAGGGACGCGGCCGGTGCTCATCGAGGTGCAGGCGCTGGTCGCGCCCGCGCGCATGGGCCCGCCGCGTCGCGTGTCGACGGGCATCGAGGGGAGCCGGCTGTCGATCCTGCTCGCAGTGCTCGATCGCAAAGCGGACGTGCACGTGCTCGATCAGGACGTGTTCGCGTCGATCGCGGGCGGTGCGCGCGTCGACGAGCGCGCGGCGGATCTCGCGCTCGCGATCGCGGTGGTGTCGAGCCTGCGGGATCGCGCGATCTCGGAAGGGCTCGCGGTGTTCGGCGAGGTGGGCCTCGCGGGCGAGCTGCGCGCGGTGCCGCGCGCGTCGAGCCGTTTGCAGGAAGCGCGAAAGATGGGCTTCTCGAAGGTGATCCTGCCGCGCGGGAACCTGACGCAGACGACGCCGGAGGAGCGCGCGGGTCTGGAGCTGGTGGGCGCACCGACGCTGACCGATGCGCTGATCGCCGCGTTCGAGTGA
- a CDS encoding alpha/beta hydrolase: MRAFLVIVLLAWAAPCAAQDRLVEIGTLGDARHPARRVVAWVPREHGTSPLPVLYVHDGQAAFSLFGIDRTLRALIDEGVVTPWVVVAIDTVDLERRRHELAQHAEAYADFVADVVAPAVASRLRVRSDREGTASIGYSYGGLAAVRLALHRPDRFGRAIAMSPSLWWRSRDALARMRRARVVPTRMWIDIGSLEGRRGETVPYMVRDARALRDLAVSRGMTFGRALGYDEAIGEAHDLFAAGRRMRAALAFGLGEIDLSSTTPSALEVVRYPGARRITFAVRAQYPRGLSLTWPPQRAGLRRDVVDARAAIHARIGDLVAHAP, encoded by the coding sequence GTGCGCGCGTTTCTGGTGATCGTCCTGCTCGCGTGGGCCGCGCCGTGCGCCGCGCAGGACCGGCTCGTCGAGATCGGCACGCTCGGCGATGCACGACATCCCGCGCGTCGTGTGGTCGCGTGGGTGCCGCGCGAGCACGGGACCTCGCCGCTGCCGGTGCTCTACGTGCACGACGGGCAGGCGGCGTTCTCGCTGTTCGGGATCGATCGCACGCTGCGCGCGCTGATCGACGAGGGCGTGGTGACGCCGTGGGTCGTCGTCGCGATCGACACCGTCGATCTCGAGCGACGACGTCACGAGCTCGCACAGCACGCCGAGGCGTACGCGGACTTCGTCGCCGACGTGGTCGCGCCCGCGGTCGCGTCGCGGCTGCGCGTGCGCAGCGATCGCGAGGGCACGGCGTCGATCGGCTATTCGTATGGAGGGCTCGCTGCGGTGCGGCTCGCGCTGCATCGCCCCGATCGCTTCGGGCGCGCGATCGCGATGTCGCCGAGCCTGTGGTGGCGCAGCCGCGACGCGCTCGCGCGCATGCGACGCGCGCGCGTCGTCCCGACGAGGATGTGGATCGACATCGGGAGCCTCGAAGGGCGCCGCGGCGAGACGGTGCCGTACATGGTCCGCGACGCGCGCGCGCTGCGTGATCTCGCAGTGTCGCGCGGCATGACGTTCGGTCGCGCGCTCGGCTACGACGAGGCGATCGGCGAAGCGCACGACCTCTTCGCGGCAGGTCGTCGGATGCGCGCTGCGCTCGCGTTCGGGCTCGGCGAGATCGATCTCTCGAGCACGACCCCGAGCGCGCTCGAGGTCGTGCGTTATCCCGGCGCGCGTCGCATCACGTTCGCGGTGCGCGCGCAGTACCCGCGCGGCCTCTCGCTCACCTGGCCCCCGCAGCGCGCCGGTCTGCGGCGCGACGTCGTCGATGCGCGCGCGGCGATCCACGCGCGCATCGGCGACCTCGTGGCGCACGCGCCCTGA
- a CDS encoding glutamine amidotransferase encodes MSDARLALEIPGGVISALLIAAALVAVIVIGLRHLGVSDVRRRRALIALRVATALAALLVAIQPTWSGERLDQRPGRLAVLFDASRSGIVRTGEEEDARTRADEAEALAARWSGAQRERAPDVYTFGAALRPARLETLAEELAPIEDDTRLAAAIEAAAEGPAGDELGAVLVVSDGADLAGGALETATRLGLRVHAVALGAGASLRDDAIAEVRADRVGFLRRTAMVRVTVRRLGESAGEIPVALMRGEETLRETAVVVPEDGEATVDLAFTPDRLGRSVYRVVIPTAPGDAVPQNNERAFLVRVARDNLRVLLVAGQPSWDERFLRAFLTRDPTTDLISFFILRNTSDMTMAQPEELALIPFPTDELFHEHLGSFDVVLFQNFEYAPYQMAGYLPRIRDYVMRGGSFAMIGGPLSFSAAGYAETPIAEVLPVGVLPRGTAETQAITTDRFQPVLAEDASRHPLVALLPDARANAAAWAALSPLQGLNVTTDVRSGGQRLLQHPTRRDRSGAPLSVLVSGSAGRGRVMALMTDTSWRWGMTSGGQQGDASAYERFWDRALRWLSRDPALEPARIETDRESYGPSARMRIDASLADERYVPLGAREVTITVLGEADRPLASADVRTDGEGRARVELVAPDEPGGYRVVAVERGATDVLAEEVFVVESGGQELADPRPRPDVLRELAARTGGEIFEDPEQAPDLERFDATRVRSLGVVTERPFASPWAFLVLVALFGAEWILRRRWGAR; translated from the coding sequence GTGAGCGACGCACGACTCGCGCTCGAGATCCCCGGCGGCGTGATCAGCGCGCTGCTGATCGCGGCGGCGCTGGTCGCCGTGATCGTGATCGGCCTGCGTCATCTCGGCGTGAGCGACGTGCGGCGGCGTCGCGCGTTGATCGCGCTGCGCGTCGCGACGGCGCTCGCGGCGCTGCTGGTCGCGATCCAGCCGACGTGGTCGGGCGAGCGGCTCGATCAGCGCCCCGGTCGGCTCGCGGTGCTCTTCGATGCGTCGCGGAGCGGCATCGTGCGCACCGGCGAGGAAGAGGACGCGCGGACCCGCGCCGACGAGGCCGAGGCGCTCGCGGCTCGATGGTCGGGGGCGCAGCGCGAGCGGGCGCCCGACGTGTACACGTTCGGCGCGGCGCTGCGCCCGGCGAGGCTCGAGACGCTCGCGGAGGAGCTCGCGCCGATCGAGGACGACACGCGGCTCGCGGCGGCGATCGAAGCGGCCGCGGAAGGTCCGGCCGGTGACGAGCTCGGCGCGGTGCTCGTGGTGTCCGACGGCGCCGATCTCGCGGGCGGTGCGCTCGAGACCGCGACGCGCCTCGGGCTGCGCGTGCACGCCGTCGCGCTCGGCGCCGGCGCATCGCTGCGCGACGACGCGATCGCCGAGGTGCGCGCCGATCGCGTGGGGTTCCTGCGACGGACCGCGATGGTGCGGGTGACGGTGCGACGGCTCGGCGAGAGCGCGGGCGAGATCCCGGTCGCGCTGATGCGCGGCGAGGAGACGCTGCGCGAGACCGCGGTCGTGGTGCCCGAGGACGGCGAAGCGACGGTCGATCTCGCGTTCACGCCGGATCGATTGGGACGCAGCGTGTATCGCGTGGTGATCCCCACCGCGCCCGGCGACGCGGTGCCGCAGAACAACGAGCGCGCGTTCCTGGTGCGCGTGGCGCGCGACAACCTGCGCGTGCTCCTGGTCGCAGGTCAGCCGAGCTGGGACGAGCGCTTCCTGCGCGCGTTCCTCACGCGCGATCCCACGACGGACCTCATCTCGTTCTTCATCCTGCGCAACACGTCGGACATGACGATGGCGCAGCCCGAAGAGCTCGCGCTGATCCCGTTCCCGACCGACGAGCTGTTCCACGAGCACCTCGGCAGCTTCGACGTCGTGCTCTTCCAGAACTTCGAGTACGCGCCGTATCAGATGGCGGGCTATCTGCCGCGCATCCGCGACTACGTGATGCGCGGCGGATCGTTCGCGATGATCGGCGGGCCGCTCTCGTTCTCGGCGGCGGGATACGCGGAGACGCCGATCGCCGAGGTGCTCCCGGTCGGCGTGCTGCCGCGGGGCACGGCGGAGACGCAGGCGATCACGACCGATCGGTTCCAGCCGGTGCTCGCCGAGGACGCGTCGCGCCATCCGCTCGTCGCGCTGCTGCCCGATGCGCGCGCGAACGCCGCGGCGTGGGCCGCGCTCTCGCCGCTGCAGGGGCTCAACGTGACGACCGACGTGCGGAGCGGTGGGCAGCGCTTGTTGCAGCACCCGACGCGTCGTGATCGCAGCGGCGCGCCGCTCTCGGTGCTGGTGAGCGGCAGCGCGGGGCGCGGTCGTGTGATGGCGCTGATGACCGACACGTCGTGGCGCTGGGGCATGACGAGCGGCGGGCAGCAGGGCGATGCGTCGGCGTACGAGCGGTTCTGGGATCGCGCGCTGCGGTGGCTGTCGCGCGATCCCGCGCTCGAGCCGGCGCGCATCGAGACCGACCGCGAGAGCTACGGGCCGAGCGCGCGGATGCGCATCGACGCGTCGCTCGCCGACGAGCGCTACGTGCCGCTCGGGGCGCGCGAGGTGACGATCACGGTGCTCGGCGAGGCGGATCGTCCGCTCGCGTCGGCCGACGTGCGCACCGACGGCGAAGGTCGCGCGCGGGTGGAGCTGGTCGCGCCCGACGAGCCGGGCGGATATCGCGTGGTCGCGGTGGAGCGGGGCGCGACCGACGTCCTCGCCGAAGAAGTGTTCGTCGTCGAGAGCGGCGGACAGGAGCTCGCCGATCCGCGTCCGCGGCCCGACGTGCTGCGCGAGCTCGCGGCGCGCACCGGCGGTGAGATCTTCGAGGACCCCGAGCAGGCGCCCGACCTCGAGCGCTTCGACGCGACGCGCGTGCGCTCGCTCGGCGTGGTCACGGAGCGCCCGTTCGCGAGCCCGTGGGCGTTCCTGGTGCTCGTCGCGCTGTTCGGCGCGGAGTGGATCCTGAGAAGGCGCTGGGGCGCGCGCTGA
- a CDS encoding DUF4159 domain-containing protein: protein MRDRGGTLPQPSEHDRRSVARTAITLACALLAAALAPHAMTPSTARALGESSLFDVRSVDHEGGNPRPRETAPRRLAWEVRKRTSIDTRLEPSRARLDDPSIFETPFLYWSGDAAFPPLSEPEIAGLRRFLGFGGFVLIDDASPDDDGFDTSIRRELSRAMPDAPLARLPAQHTVFRSFYLLQRPEGRVAGPDHLEGITLGDRVALVYSRHDLGGAWARDNLGTWEHSVTPGGEAQRERAIRLGVNLAMYSLCLDYKDDQVHAPFIMRRRGAAIP, encoded by the coding sequence ATGCGAGATCGCGGCGGCACGCTGCCCCAGCCTTCCGAGCACGACCGGCGCAGTGTCGCGCGGACCGCGATCACCCTCGCGTGCGCGCTGCTCGCGGCAGCGCTCGCGCCGCACGCGATGACGCCGTCCACGGCGCGCGCGCTCGGCGAGTCCTCGCTCTTCGACGTGCGCTCGGTCGATCACGAGGGCGGCAACCCGCGGCCGCGCGAGACCGCGCCGCGACGCCTCGCGTGGGAGGTCCGCAAGCGCACGAGCATCGACACCCGGCTCGAGCCCTCGCGCGCGCGCCTCGACGATCCGTCGATCTTCGAGACGCCGTTCCTCTACTGGAGCGGCGATGCCGCGTTCCCGCCGCTCTCGGAGCCCGAGATCGCGGGGCTGCGGCGCTTCCTCGGCTTCGGCGGGTTCGTGCTGATCGACGACGCATCGCCCGACGACGACGGGTTCGACACGTCGATCCGTCGCGAGCTCTCGCGCGCGATGCCCGATGCGCCGCTCGCACGTCTTCCCGCGCAGCACACGGTCTTCCGATCGTTCTATCTGCTGCAGCGCCCCGAGGGACGCGTCGCGGGGCCCGATCACCTCGAGGGGATCACGCTCGGGGATCGCGTCGCGCTCGTGTACTCGCGCCACGATCTCGGCGGCGCGTGGGCGCGCGACAACCTCGGCACCTGGGAGCACTCGGTCACGCCCGGCGGTGAAGCGCAGCGCGAGCGCGCGATCCGCCTCGGCGTGAACCTCGCGATGTACTCGCTCTGCCTCGACTACAAGGACGATCAGGTGCACGCGCCGTTCATCATGCGGAGGCGCGGAGCCGCGATCCCGTGA
- a CDS encoding sensor histidine kinase → MAVEGALTSSLRERVLARWSAREGGAQDRDAQRLALLERCVGSADGTCDLEPAPCHDVASAHELAGTTAALVHLGAVLRDLTLCDSAAGVRLQALSSTVDRAIDAHVAALEQGVERAFAIPELAVREEAGAPDEVDYVWDVATDAISWVDRRRSRSVPIAKQLGTTRASFHSHIHTDDRDRVARTLRESMARADELFWSEYRLQRPDGTWADVLERAVLVRSGGRVVHALGHLRERTMVRRLLRELEEAHERLEAANSAAQIGTIRIDRERLVTVRDAMLNRILGLPAEPSVHAYGETLTWVHPGDRDRLGAEIDRAMIDGSVVPLDCRVLRKDGTTRWVRGRARGLRTEDGTLRWLTGAVLDVTDEHEHAVERQRLLEDARRSRAEAEAMSRAKEEFLALVSHELRGPVNAMLGWLSLIRSGQLDAAQLDRALATLDRNAHAQSRLIEDLLDMSRVLAGKLRLELDVIDVASLASEAIASWEPAALAKSITLSNDGCASERALVLGDAGRLQQVLSNLLGNAIKFTPRGGCVSMKVSCTSERVRIAVRDTGPGIPESERERIFESFRQSGSQGARRESGLGLGLALVKTLVELHGGTVRVETPDDGRGSVLVVELPRRDQP, encoded by the coding sequence ATGGCGGTGGAGGGCGCACTGACGAGCAGCCTCCGAGAGCGGGTGCTCGCTCGCTGGTCCGCTCGCGAAGGGGGGGCGCAGGATCGCGATGCGCAGCGCCTCGCGCTGCTCGAGCGCTGCGTGGGCTCGGCCGACGGCACCTGCGATCTCGAGCCCGCGCCGTGCCACGACGTCGCGTCCGCGCACGAGCTCGCGGGAACCACCGCCGCGCTCGTGCATCTCGGGGCGGTGCTCCGCGATCTCACGCTCTGCGACTCCGCCGCCGGCGTCCGGCTCCAAGCTCTGTCCAGCACCGTCGACCGTGCGATCGACGCGCACGTCGCGGCGCTCGAGCAGGGCGTGGAGCGCGCGTTCGCGATCCCCGAGCTGGCGGTGCGCGAGGAGGCCGGAGCGCCCGACGAGGTCGACTACGTCTGGGACGTCGCGACGGACGCGATCTCCTGGGTCGATCGCCGCCGCTCGCGCAGCGTGCCGATCGCGAAGCAGCTCGGGACCACCCGCGCCTCGTTCCACAGCCACATCCATACCGACGATCGCGATCGCGTCGCGCGGACGCTGCGCGAGTCGATGGCGCGCGCCGACGAGCTCTTCTGGTCGGAGTACCGGCTGCAGCGCCCCGACGGCACGTGGGCCGACGTGCTCGAGCGCGCGGTCCTGGTCCGCTCCGGCGGTCGAGTCGTCCACGCGCTCGGCCACCTGCGCGAGCGCACGATGGTGCGGCGCCTGTTGCGCGAGCTCGAGGAGGCGCACGAGCGGCTCGAGGCCGCGAACTCGGCAGCGCAGATCGGGACGATCCGCATCGATCGCGAGCGCCTCGTCACCGTGCGCGACGCGATGCTCAACCGCATCCTCGGGCTCCCCGCGGAGCCCTCGGTGCACGCCTACGGCGAGACGCTCACGTGGGTGCACCCCGGCGACCGCGATCGACTGGGCGCGGAGATCGATCGCGCGATGATCGACGGCTCGGTCGTCCCGCTCGACTGCAGGGTGCTCCGCAAGGACGGAACGACGCGGTGGGTGCGAGGTCGCGCGCGCGGTCTTCGCACCGAGGACGGAACGCTGCGCTGGCTCACCGGCGCCGTCCTCGACGTGACCGACGAGCACGAGCACGCGGTGGAGCGCCAGCGACTGCTCGAGGACGCGCGCCGCTCCCGCGCCGAGGCCGAGGCGATGAGCCGCGCGAAGGAGGAGTTCCTCGCGCTCGTCTCGCACGAGCTGCGCGGCCCGGTCAACGCGATGCTCGGGTGGCTCTCGCTGATCCGCTCGGGACAGCTCGACGCGGCGCAGCTCGATCGCGCGCTCGCGACGCTCGACCGCAACGCCCACGCGCAGTCGCGGCTGATCGAGGACCTGCTCGACATGTCGCGCGTCCTCGCGGGCAAGCTGCGGCTCGAGCTCGACGTGATCGACGTCGCGTCGCTCGCGTCCGAGGCGATCGCGTCGTGGGAGCCCGCAGCGCTCGCGAAGTCGATCACACTCTCGAACGACGGCTGCGCGTCCGAGCGCGCGCTGGTGCTCGGCGACGCGGGACGGCTCCAGCAGGTGCTCTCGAACCTCCTCGGCAACGCGATCAAGTTCACGCCGCGCGGAGGGTGCGTCTCGATGAAGGTGTCGTGCACCAGCGAGCGGGTGCGCATCGCGGTGCGCGACACCGGCCCGGGCATCCCGGAGAGCGAGCGCGAGCGCATCTTCGAGAGCTTCCGACAGTCGGGCTCGCAGGGAGCCCGCAGGGAGAGCGGCCTCGGGCTCGGCCTCGCGCTCGTGAAGACGCTCGTCGAGCTCCACGGCGGCACCGTGAGGGTCGAGACCCCCGACGACGGCCGCGGCTCGGTGCTCGTGGTGGAGCTCCCGCGCCGCGATCAGCCGTGA
- a CDS encoding FAD:protein FMN transferase, with the protein MTSRRRLARSVLPFALVIALALVGCGSSASEEPAPPPRREASRPAEPGRAPASEVPLVRGSRPIMSTLYQITIVSDDEARAHRAIDAALDEVERLGVVLSEWRPDSEVSRINEAAGRAPVQVGADTMANVRESLRIAEWTDGAYDITWAALRDFYLFQPGEARVPDMDAVRARLPLVNWRDVIVDEAASTVMLRREGQAIGLGGIAKGWAVDRAGAVLQEHGFRDFMIFGGGQVLVHGARGDRGWRVGIQHPRRSDYIGFVEATDASIATSGDYEHAFRAPDGTHWHHIIDLTTGLPARGTMSVTIIAPTGLLADGLDTGCFVMGPERCLAMLERLPERVDAVIIDADLKVWTTPGLRERLTMRVELDAEGRLPR; encoded by the coding sequence GTGACCTCCCGACGTCGTCTCGCTCGCTCCGTCCTCCCCTTCGCGCTGGTGATCGCGCTGGCGCTCGTGGGCTGCGGATCGAGCGCGTCGGAGGAGCCGGCACCGCCTCCGCGGCGCGAGGCGTCGCGACCCGCCGAGCCCGGGCGCGCGCCCGCGAGCGAGGTGCCGCTCGTGCGCGGCAGCCGCCCGATCATGAGCACGCTCTACCAGATCACGATCGTCTCGGACGACGAGGCGCGCGCGCACCGCGCGATCGACGCCGCGCTCGACGAGGTGGAGCGGCTCGGCGTCGTGCTCTCGGAGTGGCGCCCCGACAGCGAGGTCTCGCGCATCAACGAGGCCGCGGGTCGCGCGCCGGTGCAGGTCGGCGCGGACACGATGGCGAACGTGCGCGAGTCGCTGCGCATCGCGGAGTGGACCGACGGCGCGTACGACATCACCTGGGCTGCGCTGCGCGACTTCTATCTCTTCCAGCCCGGCGAAGCGCGCGTGCCCGACATGGACGCGGTGCGCGCGCGCCTGCCGCTCGTGAATTGGCGCGACGTGATCGTCGACGAGGCCGCGAGCACGGTGATGCTGCGCCGCGAGGGCCAGGCGATCGGCCTCGGCGGCATCGCGAAGGGCTGGGCGGTCGATCGCGCGGGCGCGGTGCTGCAGGAGCACGGCTTCCGCGACTTCATGATCTTCGGCGGCGGTCAGGTGCTCGTGCACGGCGCGCGTGGTGATCGCGGATGGCGTGTCGGCATCCAGCACCCGCGGCGCAGCGACTACATCGGGTTCGTCGAGGCGACCGACGCATCGATCGCGACCTCGGGCGACTACGAGCACGCGTTCCGCGCGCCCGACGGAACGCACTGGCACCACATCATCGATCTCACGACGGGCCTGCCCGCGCGCGGCACGATGTCGGTCACGATCATCGCGCCCACGGGCCTGCTCGCGGACGGGCTCGACACCGGCTGCTTCGTGATGGGCCCCGAGCGATGCCTCGCGATGCTCGAGCGCCTGCCCGAGCGCGTCGACGCGGTGATCATCGACGCCGATCTGAAGGTGTGGACCACGCCGGGGCTGCGCGAGCGGCTCACGATGCGCGTCGAGCTCGACGCCGAAGGCCGACTGCCGCGTTAG
- a CDS encoding DUF3817 domain-containing protein, with amino-acid sequence MLSTPIGRLRLVALVEAVSYLVLLFVAMPLKYVWDLPLAVRVAGAVHGFLFVAFVVALFRAADARSWAWRRSALVFATSLVPFATFWIDRSLREEDLAVAHVRS; translated from the coding sequence ATGCTGAGCACCCCGATCGGCCGCCTGCGTCTCGTCGCCCTCGTCGAGGCCGTCTCGTACCTCGTGCTGCTCTTCGTCGCGATGCCGCTCAAGTACGTGTGGGACCTCCCGCTCGCGGTGCGCGTCGCCGGCGCAGTGCACGGCTTCCTCTTCGTCGCGTTCGTCGTCGCGCTCTTCCGCGCCGCGGACGCGCGCTCGTGGGCGTGGCGCCGCAGCGCGCTCGTGTTCGCGACCTCGCTCGTGCCCTTCGCGACGTTCTGGATCGACCGCTCGCTCCGCGAGGAGGACCTCGCGGTCGCGCACGTGCGCAGCTGA